One genomic region from Melioribacteraceae bacterium encodes:
- a CDS encoding DUF4861 domain-containing protein codes for MSLKKIFPVLLIALSSVVYSQNIKTADITVSNPTEINRVDEMVSIKIPDLIRKFGGFDARSFIILDNGIEIPHQVEGKKETGKISFLVTLKSNEKKTIQIKYGKGVKKSEYKNETYAELAPKKGNIYQDGKFRGTQFEPVKNYKVPSIHKDHDALFKYEGPGWESEIVGYRFYLDWRNATDIFGKKMKKLVLKEVGIHDTVANDDSYHKMQDWGMDIFKVGSTLGIGSIGMWNDGKVNMVSKTDSVIWKLIKNGPLKSEFTTSYYGWLVGSKKYDLNSRISISARSRMTRCDLTIDDAENIVTGLAKYEGTNFIKSDLKGNWQYIALYGKQTLADDDLGIALFYNKKNLSEITEDNISHIIKLVPKSSKVTYYFCAAWVQEPGGIKNEKEFVNYLNNTALMLSNPLTIEF; via the coding sequence ATGTCATTAAAAAAAATTTTTCCGGTACTTTTAATTGCTCTCTCTTCAGTCGTTTATTCTCAGAATATTAAAACAGCTGACATTACCGTTTCTAATCCTACAGAAATTAATAGAGTTGATGAAATGGTAAGTATCAAAATACCGGATCTGATCAGGAAATTCGGCGGTTTCGATGCACGGTCGTTTATTATTCTCGATAACGGGATTGAAATACCGCATCAGGTCGAAGGGAAAAAGGAAACTGGAAAGATCAGTTTTCTTGTTACTCTCAAATCCAATGAGAAGAAAACTATTCAGATTAAGTACGGCAAAGGCGTAAAAAAATCCGAATACAAAAATGAAACATACGCCGAACTCGCTCCCAAAAAGGGAAATATTTATCAGGATGGAAAGTTCAGAGGAACCCAGTTTGAACCTGTTAAAAATTATAAAGTACCGTCTATTCACAAAGACCACGACGCTCTTTTTAAGTATGAAGGGCCCGGCTGGGAATCTGAAATTGTTGGATACCGGTTCTATCTCGACTGGCGTAATGCGACGGATATTTTCGGTAAAAAAATGAAAAAGCTTGTTCTTAAAGAAGTCGGTATTCATGATACCGTTGCAAACGACGATTCCTACCACAAAATGCAGGATTGGGGTATGGATATTTTCAAAGTTGGCAGTACTCTCGGTATCGGTTCAATCGGAATGTGGAATGACGGAAAAGTAAATATGGTCTCCAAAACCGACAGCGTTATTTGGAAATTAATTAAGAATGGTCCTCTTAAATCCGAATTTACAACATCTTATTATGGCTGGCTCGTCGGCTCTAAAAAGTATGATCTTAATTCGCGTATTTCAATTTCTGCTAGAAGCAGAATGACGCGATGCGACCTTACTATCGATGATGCTGAAAATATCGTAACCGGACTCGCGAAATACGAAGGTACAAATTTTATTAAGAGCGATCTTAAAGGAAACTGGCAGTATATAGCTCTTTATGGAAAACAGACTCTGGCCGATGACGATCTGGGTATTGCACTCTTCTATAATAAAAAGAACCTGAGTGAAATAACCGAAGATAATATCAGTCATATTATTAAGCTCGTTCCTAAAAGTTCAAAGGTCACATATTACTTTTGTGCTGCATGGGTTCAGGAACCGGGGGGAATTAAAAATGAAAAAGAATTTGTTAATTACTTGAACAATACAGCCCTTATGTTAAGCAATCCACTTACTATAGAATTTTAA
- a CDS encoding TRAP transporter large permease translates to MESLEIFVLVITFAILLSAGVPISFSIGISSLFTMLMSIHTMPSLTTIAQRMSTGIDSFALLAIPFFILAGQLMNSGGIARRLIDFAKILVGKLPGGLAFVNIMAAMLFGAISGSAVAAASAIGGFMTPVMKKEGYDRGFAAAVNITSATTGMIIPPSNILIVYSLASGGVSIAALFLAGYIPGILLGISLMVPSYIFAKKNKYKVSITFTFGEAVKKFLDAIPSLLLIIIVIGGIVAGYFTATEASAIAVLYAFILSVFIYREIKFKDLPAILLNSASTTAVVMLLVGTSMAMSWVMAYENIPQNVAEALISLSSNKFVILVIINVILLIVGTFMDMTPAVLIFTPIFLPVVTHLGIDPIHFGIIMVMNLSIGLCTPPVGSVLFVGCSVAELPITKVIKPLIPMFIAMMITLLLVTYIPELSMIIPDFFGY, encoded by the coding sequence ATGGAATCCTTAGAAATATTTGTACTGGTAATTACATTTGCAATTCTGCTTTCAGCAGGTGTTCCAATCTCGTTCAGCATTGGTATCTCAAGTCTGTTTACTATGCTAATGAGTATACATACCATGCCTTCATTAACAACAATTGCCCAAAGGATGTCTACCGGTATCGACAGCTTTGCACTCCTTGCTATTCCGTTTTTTATACTTGCCGGACAATTAATGAACAGCGGGGGAATTGCAAGACGGTTAATAGATTTCGCTAAAATTCTGGTCGGAAAACTCCCCGGCGGATTAGCGTTCGTAAATATTATGGCTGCAATGCTCTTCGGCGCAATTTCCGGTTCTGCTGTGGCGGCCGCCTCTGCTATCGGTGGTTTTATGACTCCCGTTATGAAAAAGGAAGGCTACGACAGAGGTTTCGCAGCCGCCGTCAATATTACTTCCGCCACAACCGGAATGATTATTCCGCCGAGCAATATCCTAATAGTCTATTCCCTTGCAAGCGGAGGAGTCTCTATTGCGGCTCTCTTTCTTGCGGGTTATATACCGGGTATCCTCCTCGGTATTTCACTAATGGTACCTTCATACATTTTTGCGAAAAAAAATAAATACAAAGTATCAATAACTTTTACATTCGGTGAAGCTGTTAAAAAATTCTTGGATGCTATTCCAAGTCTTCTGCTCATAATTATAGTAATAGGTGGTATTGTTGCAGGATACTTTACTGCTACCGAAGCTTCTGCCATCGCTGTGCTTTATGCATTCATACTTTCTGTTTTCATCTACCGCGAAATTAAATTTAAAGATCTCCCCGCGATACTGCTGAATAGTGCGTCCACAACGGCTGTGGTTATGCTTCTGGTAGGTACGTCAATGGCTATGTCATGGGTAATGGCATATGAAAATATTCCTCAGAATGTTGCCGAAGCCCTTATATCATTGTCCAGCAACAAATTTGTTATTCTGGTAATTATAAATGTAATTCTGCTTATCGTTGGTACTTTTATGGATATGACTCCGGCGGTTCTGATCTTTACACCGATTTTTCTTCCGGTAGTAACGCATCTTGGAATTGATCCGATTCATTTCGGAATAATAATGGTTATGAATTTAAGTATCGGATTATGTACTCCTCCTGTGGGAAGCGTTCTCTTTGTCGGATGTTCCGTTGCTGAGCTTCCAATAACCAAAGTTATTAAACCACTTATTCCGATGTTTATTGCAATGATGATAACTCTTCTTCTCGTTACTTATATACCTGAACTCAGCATGATAATTCCTGACTTTTTCGGCTATTGA
- a CDS encoding TRAP transporter small permease encodes MTRIKELIDVVLKWFLVFIISLMTINVLWQVFSRFVINNPSSFTEELARYTLVWLGILGASYVAGQKMHLAIDLLSLKLSGKPKQYLEIFIQSSILFFALFVMVIGGIRLVYITLGLNQISAALQIPLGYVYLVVPVSGILIVFYAFYYILDAVKKIKEEK; translated from the coding sequence ATGACCAGGATTAAAGAACTTATCGACGTAGTATTAAAATGGTTCTTGGTTTTTATCATTTCATTGATGACAATTAATGTACTGTGGCAGGTCTTCTCCCGCTTTGTTATCAATAATCCAAGTTCATTTACAGAAGAGCTTGCGCGTTATACTCTCGTTTGGCTCGGTATTCTCGGCGCCAGTTATGTTGCCGGTCAGAAGATGCACCTTGCAATTGATCTTCTGTCATTAAAGCTTTCCGGAAAACCGAAGCAGTACCTTGAGATTTTTATACAGTCATCCATTCTCTTCTTTGCTCTATTTGTGATGGTGATCGGCGGTATAAGACTGGTTTATATTACTCTTGGACTAAATCAGATTTCTGCGGCTCTTCAGATACCTCTCGGATATGTCTATCTCGTTGTTCCTGTAAGCGGAATACTGATAGTTTTTTATGCGTTCTATTACATATTAGATGCTGTTAAAAAAATAAAAGAAGAAAAATAA
- a CDS encoding TRAP transporter substrate-binding protein, which translates to MKIVKLLRALLLITLIFISGCSKDSKVTRIKIGHGLDQTHPVHQAMLYLAERAAEKSYGKISITVYPSQQLGTERECLELLQIGSLGMTKVSSSVLEGFVPDFKVFSLPFIFTSEEQKFHFFESNVGRELLNSTQKFWLKGLCYYDAGNRSFYTKTKPVLIPDDLKGLKIRTQESPTSVKMVKALGGSATPIAWGELYTALQQGVVDGAENNPPSFYLSRHYEVCKYYSLNEHTSVPDVLLISTVIWNDLSPEEQKWIQEAADESYQYQKKLWKEATEEALREVQKAGVTIYYPDKRPFEDKVRPLIEEYQTEPSVYNLIKKIKLVK; encoded by the coding sequence ATGAAAATAGTAAAATTGCTTCGAGCCCTTCTTCTAATAACTTTAATTTTTATTTCCGGGTGCAGTAAAGACTCTAAAGTCACACGAATAAAAATTGGTCATGGATTGGATCAGACTCATCCGGTCCATCAGGCAATGCTATACCTCGCTGAAAGAGCGGCTGAAAAATCGTATGGGAAAATTTCGATTACCGTCTATCCGAGTCAGCAGCTCGGGACCGAACGGGAATGCCTCGAACTTCTGCAGATTGGAAGTTTAGGGATGACTAAAGTTTCATCATCGGTACTTGAAGGATTCGTCCCGGATTTCAAAGTCTTTTCTTTACCCTTCATATTTACAAGTGAAGAACAGAAATTTCATTTCTTTGAAAGTAATGTCGGCAGGGAATTATTGAATAGCACACAAAAATTTTGGCTTAAGGGATTGTGCTATTATGATGCCGGGAACAGAAGTTTTTATACAAAAACAAAACCTGTTCTTATTCCGGATGACCTTAAAGGTTTGAAAATAAGAACACAGGAGAGCCCTACTTCAGTTAAAATGGTTAAAGCACTGGGCGGATCTGCAACTCCTATTGCGTGGGGTGAATTATATACTGCACTTCAACAGGGTGTGGTTGATGGAGCCGAAAACAATCCTCCTAGCTTTTATCTCTCAAGACATTATGAAGTTTGCAAATACTATTCTCTTAACGAACATACTTCCGTTCCGGATGTTTTATTAATCAGTACTGTTATCTGGAACGATCTCTCGCCCGAGGAACAGAAGTGGATTCAGGAAGCGGCTGATGAATCGTATCAGTATCAGAAAAAATTATGGAAGGAAGCTACAGAAGAAGCGCTTAGAGAAGTTCAAAAAGCTGGAGTGACAATCTATTACCCCGACAAACGTCCGTTTGAGGATAAAGTGCGGCCGTTAATCGAAGAGTATCAAACTGAACCGTCTGTCTACAACCTTATTAAAAAAATAAAATTGGTTAAATAA
- a CDS encoding right-handed parallel beta-helix repeat-containing protein, with protein sequence MSKNVILVSLVILFNTMSGVVSMAQNVYVAPDGNDINPGTIAQPLFNLASAITKARAGDTIFVRGGTFAYNSTISISKSGTADVRFCVFAYVNERPVLDFSSQGFGSSNRGIRLTGSYWHIKGLDIKGAGDNGMEISGGSNNLIEFCSFYENRDTGLQLSNGAANNRIINCDSFYNADPDDYGDADGFAPKLTVGSNNYFYGCRAWNNCDDGWDGYLTTSNNVTTILENCWTFNNGFLKDGTDPGEKANGNGFKMGGGDNSNSARLMHHMILKNCFAFNNKSKGFDQNNNDGSMTILNSTAFNNKTADYRITRAVNAGQTVTIKNSVAYLGYVELGNFVLEEKNSWKTPFVVNETDFVSLDPSAASSPRKSDGSLPDIAFMHLASGSDLIDAGVDVGLPFKGNAPDLGAFEYDGTTSVRQLSSIETDFIMHQNYPNPFNPVTNISYSIPADMKIRLEIFDLLGKSAALLVNDFQRKGSYSVMFNGAGLSSGVYFYRLSSENYSITKRLVILK encoded by the coding sequence ATGAGTAAAAATGTAATATTGGTTTCTTTAGTAATTCTATTCAATACTATGAGCGGCGTTGTTTCCATGGCGCAAAATGTTTATGTGGCGCCCGATGGCAACGATATAAATCCGGGTACAATAGCTCAGCCCCTCTTTAATCTTGCTTCTGCAATCACAAAAGCGAGGGCGGGGGATACAATATTTGTACGGGGCGGTACATTCGCTTATAATTCAACTATTTCAATCTCAAAAAGCGGAACGGCAGATGTCCGATTCTGCGTTTTTGCGTACGTTAACGAGAGGCCGGTGCTTGATTTTTCATCTCAGGGCTTTGGTTCAAGTAATCGTGGAATACGGCTGACCGGAAGCTACTGGCATATCAAGGGTTTAGATATAAAGGGCGCCGGAGACAACGGAATGGAGATCAGCGGCGGCTCTAACAACCTGATTGAATTCTGCAGCTTTTATGAAAACAGGGATACCGGTCTTCAATTGAGTAACGGTGCTGCAAACAACCGGATAATTAATTGCGACTCGTTTTATAATGCGGATCCCGATGACTATGGTGATGCAGATGGATTTGCACCTAAATTGACTGTTGGTTCAAATAATTACTTTTATGGTTGCAGGGCTTGGAATAATTGCGATGACGGGTGGGACGGATATTTAACTACTTCTAATAATGTTACGACTATTCTGGAGAATTGCTGGACGTTTAATAATGGTTTTTTAAAAGACGGAACTGATCCTGGAGAAAAAGCAAATGGAAATGGATTTAAAATGGGTGGCGGAGATAATTCAAACAGCGCCCGCCTTATGCACCATATGATTTTAAAAAATTGTTTTGCTTTTAATAACAAGTCAAAAGGATTTGATCAGAATAACAATGACGGTTCAATGACAATTCTAAACTCAACTGCTTTCAATAATAAAACGGCTGATTATAGAATAACAAGAGCGGTAAATGCAGGACAGACAGTTACTATAAAAAACTCTGTTGCATATCTTGGATATGTGGAACTTGGAAATTTTGTTTTAGAAGAAAAAAACAGCTGGAAAACTCCTTTTGTTGTAAATGAAACTGACTTTGTAAGTCTTGATCCTTCGGCTGCGTCATCACCAAGAAAATCGGATGGCAGCCTTCCGGATATTGCCTTTATGCACCTCGCTTCCGGGAGTGATCTGATTGATGCAGGAGTTGATGTCGGCTTGCCTTTCAAAGGGAACGCACCGGATCTCGGAGCTTTTGAATACGATGGCACAACCTCTGTCCGGCAGCTCTCATCCATCGAAACCGATTTTATAATGCATCAGAATTATCCTAATCCTTTCAATCCGGTTACAAATATTTCTTATTCGATACCGGCAGACATGAAAATCCGTCTCGAGATTTTTGATTTGCTCGGTAAGTCCGCGGCACTTCTCGTAAATGATTTTCAAAGAAAAGGATCCTATTCGGTAATGTTTAATGGAGCCGGACTTTCTTCAGGTGTTTATTTCTATCGATTGAGTTCAGAGAATTACTCAATAACTAAACGATTAGTCATCTTGAAATAG
- a CDS encoding glycoside hydrolase family 88 protein, with the protein MKKNIAFRALIIILSITSIISCQKQPDLLVDKELPMYKRLADSFLLRHPGGVTYDSIFTETKWNYEQGLILEALYRINKYTGERKYLDFILENLNQYIDKNGNIKTYKFGNFNIDLVNPGRALLYAYSETGDEKFKIAADTLRKQLEFQPRTPSGGFWHKLIYPNQIWLDGLYMGQPFYAFYSKLYNQTERFDDIVNQFVLIEQKTRDEKTGLLYHAWDESRKMKWADPLTGRSPHFWGRAMGWYSMALVDVLEILPESYPRRIELVNILNRLAEAIVKFKVSEFNIWYQIVDQGTREGNYLEASATSMFAYALAKGANDGHLKKDYLKIANDVFEGLLNHLTKIEDTGFINLYNICRSAGLGGNPYRDGSFEYYISEPKRMNDIKGYGPFILAALELDKAGYRYNKIELKKAQ; encoded by the coding sequence ATGAAAAAGAATATTGCTTTTCGTGCATTGATAATAATTCTATCAATTACTTCAATAATCAGCTGCCAGAAACAACCGGATCTACTTGTTGATAAAGAACTTCCGATGTATAAAAGGCTGGCTGATTCATTCCTTCTCCGTCATCCCGGCGGTGTTACATACGATTCAATATTTACCGAAACAAAATGGAATTACGAGCAGGGCCTCATTCTTGAAGCATTGTACCGGATTAATAAATATACCGGTGAAAGAAAGTACCTCGATTTTATTCTCGAAAATCTTAATCAATACATAGATAAAAACGGTAATATAAAAACTTATAAGTTCGGTAATTTCAATATTGATCTTGTCAATCCCGGCAGGGCTCTCCTTTACGCATACTCTGAAACCGGAGATGAAAAATTTAAGATTGCGGCGGACACTCTTAGAAAGCAGCTCGAGTTTCAGCCCCGAACTCCGAGCGGCGGTTTCTGGCATAAACTTATCTACCCTAATCAGATCTGGCTCGATGGCCTCTATATGGGGCAGCCTTTCTATGCTTTCTATTCCAAATTGTATAATCAAACTGAGCGCTTTGATGATATCGTAAATCAATTTGTCCTGATCGAACAAAAAACCCGGGATGAGAAAACAGGACTCCTTTACCATGCATGGGATGAAAGCAGAAAAATGAAATGGGCCGATCCGCTTACCGGTCGTTCACCCCATTTCTGGGGCAGAGCAATGGGCTGGTACTCAATGGCTCTGGTTGATGTTCTCGAAATTCTTCCGGAATCATATCCTAGAAGAATTGAACTTGTAAATATTCTTAACCGGCTGGCCGAAGCAATAGTAAAATTCAAAGTCTCTGAATTTAATATCTGGTATCAGATTGTTGACCAGGGAACTAGAGAAGGTAACTATCTCGAAGCTTCTGCCACCAGTATGTTTGCATATGCTCTTGCAAAAGGCGCTAACGATGGACATCTGAAAAAAGATTACCTTAAAATTGCAAACGATGTCTTTGAGGGTTTGCTTAATCATCTCACTAAGATTGAAGATACCGGTTTTATTAATCTTTATAACATCTGCAGAAGCGCCGGCTTAGGCGGTAATCCTTATCGCGACGGAAGTTTTGAATATTATATAAGTGAACCGAAACGCATGAACGATATTAAAGGATACGGACCGTTTATTCTTGCTGCTCTCGAACTTGATAAGGCTGGTTACCGGTACAATAAGATTGAATTGAAAAAAGCACAATAA
- a CDS encoding glycoside hydrolase family 28 protein yields MRKIRISVSIITALFLISCIDHNEIQTVGWHSIDSILTKINPPQFNDLTYRITDFGNAEEVKKNIKPFLDKAISECNSMGGGKIIIPEGEYFSKGPIHLKSNINLHLEDGALIKFSTDPDDYLPVVFTRWEGVECYNYSPLIYAYDETNIAITGNGTLDGQADNTNWWPWKGKTEYGFTKGMPSQLDQNARPRLLKLDEDQIPVSERIFGKDFYLRPNFIQFYKCSNIMLQDVKVINSPMWVIHPVLCENVIVKNVKSISHGPNSDGCNPESSRYVLIEDCYFDNGDDCIAIKSGRNFDGRRINVPSENIVIRNSTMKDGHGGVVIGSEVSGGCRNVFAENCVMDSPHLDRMLRIKSNSLRGGVVENIFVRNIEVGTVSNAVFLIELLYEMKEGEKGNFPPTVRNIQVENVESRNSEYALQLIGLDDLPIEGITIKDCRFNNVRKGNYFQNVKNISLHNVYLNNQLLEEVK; encoded by the coding sequence ATGAGAAAAATCAGAATATCCGTTTCAATAATTACAGCTCTTTTTCTAATTAGCTGTATTGACCATAATGAAATTCAAACTGTCGGCTGGCATAGTATTGATAGTATTTTAACCAAAATTAATCCGCCTCAATTCAATGACCTTACCTACAGGATAACAGATTTTGGAAATGCTGAAGAGGTTAAGAAAAATATAAAACCCTTTCTCGATAAAGCAATATCGGAATGCAATTCCATGGGGGGAGGAAAAATTATTATCCCGGAAGGAGAGTATTTTTCGAAAGGACCTATTCATTTGAAAAGTAATATTAATCTGCATCTTGAAGACGGGGCTCTAATTAAATTCAGTACTGATCCCGATGATTATCTTCCGGTCGTTTTTACAAGATGGGAAGGTGTAGAATGCTACAATTATTCTCCTTTGATTTATGCGTATGATGAGACAAATATTGCGATAACGGGAAATGGCACATTGGACGGCCAGGCAGATAATACCAACTGGTGGCCCTGGAAAGGTAAAACCGAATACGGATTTACGAAAGGTATGCCGAGTCAATTGGATCAGAATGCGCGTCCCCGATTATTGAAACTAGACGAGGATCAAATCCCGGTTTCTGAGAGAATCTTCGGAAAGGATTTTTATCTAAGGCCTAATTTTATCCAGTTTTATAAATGCAGCAACATTATGCTGCAAGACGTAAAGGTGATCAATTCTCCTATGTGGGTTATTCATCCCGTCCTTTGCGAAAATGTTATTGTTAAAAATGTTAAATCTATCAGTCACGGTCCTAATTCGGACGGTTGCAATCCCGAATCGTCAAGGTATGTATTGATCGAGGACTGTTATTTTGATAACGGCGATGATTGCATTGCTATTAAATCGGGCCGGAATTTTGACGGAAGAAGAATTAATGTCCCGAGCGAAAATATTGTTATCCGTAATTCAACTATGAAAGACGGCCATGGGGGTGTGGTTATCGGCAGCGAAGTTTCTGGCGGATGCCGTAATGTGTTTGCGGAAAATTGTGTGATGGACAGCCCTCATCTTGACCGGATGCTCCGTATTAAATCAAATTCGCTGAGAGGCGGCGTCGTCGAAAATATTTTTGTAAGAAATATTGAAGTCGGTACGGTCAGCAATGCAGTATTTCTTATCGAATTGCTTTATGAAATGAAGGAAGGGGAGAAGGGAAATTTTCCACCGACCGTTAGAAATATACAAGTTGAAAACGTTGAAAGCAGGAATAGTGAATATGCGCTTCAATTAATTGGTCTCGATGATCTGCCTATTGAAGGAATTACGATAAAGGATTGCAGATTCAACAATGTCCGGAAAGGAAATTATTTTCAGAATGTTAAAAATATTTCTCTTCACAATGTTTATTTGAACAACCAGCTGCTCGAAGAAGTTAAGTGA
- a CDS encoding FlgD immunoglobulin-like domain containing protein, whose amino-acid sequence MNKKKLILVVVLMFLVSSLSFGQVLRILPYDQDPRSIIAIIRADTTANPGILATRVYELVNGGIYLSTEILTLVKNKTLRIRAPQGEKPIIYLYPTGTGSNPTRPPGNFVVLNGGHIEFTNIAIAGIFEPTPTTLNDVQGGLINTTGVGSRIKIDDCLLTNINGQHIRTGSGTNLIRVTNTIFANMGSLTTSNFGAGKGLDLREVSCDSLILVNNTFANYQDRPVRHLNLAAGNTVTGILNYCIIDHNTFVNGMGFHGVLSLGNVGERVQITNNLFVDAYALGADSLDVTRSVEFNNTGEKFPNGNNSMPWIFTAPNDTTIWRVSNNFYAVSNDGQNWFIANPRHFIGSPLSDHIMTRLGTGAATAFTKLNNFNLVKTPRLMINLMNYYISPTGGNYTKDKPGYNYLIHDMDRKTYKYYTDTLNCTYAIQSPAFTGGQNGFPVGDLNWFPTQKADWENAGGTSVKQLEGMPTEFTLEQNYPNPFNPTTNIRYSLPKAASVTLIIYNTLGQKVAILIDGQDQSAGNYNFTWNGKDMSGNNLSSGIYFYQLKTSDFSVTKKMMLLK is encoded by the coding sequence ATGAACAAAAAGAAACTTATTTTAGTAGTTGTCCTCATGTTTTTGGTCTCCTCTTTGTCATTCGGCCAGGTTCTGAGAATATTGCCTTATGATCAGGATCCCAGGTCGATAATAGCAATAATAAGAGCCGATACTACGGCTAATCCCGGTATCCTCGCAACTCGTGTTTACGAATTGGTTAACGGTGGAATTTATCTTAGTACTGAAATTTTAACTCTTGTAAAAAACAAAACCCTTAGGATCCGTGCACCGCAGGGTGAAAAACCGATTATTTATTTGTATCCAACAGGTACCGGTTCTAATCCAACCCGTCCTCCCGGAAACTTTGTTGTCCTTAATGGAGGACATATTGAGTTTACAAATATTGCAATTGCAGGTATCTTTGAACCAACTCCAACTACTCTTAACGATGTTCAAGGCGGATTGATAAATACTACCGGTGTTGGCTCGAGAATTAAAATCGATGACTGTCTTTTAACAAACATCAACGGTCAGCATATCCGTACAGGCAGCGGTACTAACCTTATCAGGGTTACCAACACTATCTTTGCAAATATGGGTTCCCTTACAACTTCAAACTTTGGTGCAGGCAAAGGACTTGACCTGCGTGAAGTTTCATGCGACTCATTAATACTTGTTAACAATACATTCGCCAATTATCAGGATCGGCCTGTAAGACATTTAAATCTTGCTGCCGGTAATACGGTTACAGGTATACTGAACTACTGCATAATCGATCATAATACTTTTGTTAATGGAATGGGATTCCATGGAGTCCTTTCCCTGGGTAACGTAGGTGAGAGAGTTCAGATTACAAATAATCTATTTGTTGATGCTTATGCTCTTGGAGCAGATTCTCTCGACGTAACACGTTCTGTTGAATTTAACAATACCGGCGAGAAATTTCCAAATGGTAACAACTCAATGCCCTGGATTTTTACAGCACCGAATGATACAACAATCTGGAGAGTAAGCAATAATTTCTATGCGGTCTCCAACGACGGACAAAACTGGTTTATTGCCAATCCCCGCCATTTCATTGGTTCGCCATTATCAGACCATATCATGACCAGGCTGGGTACCGGAGCTGCAACTGCTTTTACTAAATTGAATAATTTTAATTTAGTAAAAACTCCAAGACTTATGATTAACCTGATGAACTATTATATCAGTCCAACCGGCGGAAATTACACAAAGGATAAACCGGGTTACAACTATCTGATTCATGATATGGATAGAAAAACATATAAGTATTATACGGATACACTCAACTGTACTTATGCAATACAGTCCCCTGCTTTCACGGGTGGTCAGAATGGTTTCCCGGTTGGCGACCTGAACTGGTTCCCGACACAGAAAGCCGATTGGGAAAACGCAGGAGGAACAAGTGTTAAACAGCTGGAAGGAATGCCGACTGAATTCACTCTTGAACAGAACTACCCGAATCCGTTTAACCCGACTACAAATATCCGTTACAGTCTCCCGAAAGCAGCTTCAGTTACTTTAATAATTTATAACACCCTCGGGCAGAAAGTTGCTATTTTAATTGACGGCCAGGATCAGTCAGCCGGCAATTACAACTTTACATGGAACGGAAAGGATATGAGCGGAAATAATCTGTCGTCCGGTATCTATTTCTATCAGCTGAAGACAAGCGATTTCTCAGTAACAAAGAAAATGATGCTCTTAAAGTAA